The Stigmatella aurantiaca DW4/3-1 genome contains the following window.
AGCGCCGCGCTTGAGGCCAGGCCCGAAGCGGTGATGGCGCTTCTGGTGAAGGCGCTGGTGGAGCGCACGGGCTATCCCGAGGACATGCTCGAACCGGACCTGGATCTGGAAGCGGATCTCGGCATTGACACGGTGAAGCAGGTCGAAGCCTTCGCCATGGCCCGGGTCGCCCTGGGTGTGGAGAAGGACGAGAACTTCCGGCTGCGCGACTACAACACCCTCCGGAAAATGGTGGATTACCTGGTGCGCATGGCGGCTACGGGCCCGGCGCCGCTGGCCTCTCAGGCCCCGAGTGTCTCCGCGCCCGATGTTCCTCCTCCCAGTCCCGTGGCTCCGCCATCCGCCCCGGCCGGGCAGGCCGTGAGCGTGGAGAAGGTTCAGGCGTTCCTCGTCTCGGTGCTCCAGGAGAAGACCGGTTACAACACCGAGATCATCCAGCCTGACCTCGACATGGAGGTGGAGCTGGGGATCGACACGGTGACCCAGATCGAGGCTTTCGCCATTGCGCGGGAGAAGTTCGGCGTTCCCCGGAACGAGAGCTTCCGGGTGCGCAACTACAACACCGTGGGGAAGATGTCGGCTTACCTGGCCGCCAACATCCCGGGTGGAAAGGGGGCTCCGCCGCCGCAAGCCGAGCCCCAGGCGGCCGCTTCTGCCGCTGCCCCGAAGGGATTGAGCCTGGAGGATGTCCGCCGCTTCGTGGCGCAGTGCGAGGCCAAGGGGGATGTCGAGTCGCTGCGGCGGCTGGCGGCTCATCTCGGCGGCACGTTGCAGGCGCCTGCCCGGCCACGGACGCCACTGGCACCTCCTGCCCAGTTCGCGGGGAAGCGATATGAGGTCCACCCCGTCGAGCAGAGCGCGCAGGTTCGCAACGAGAACATCGCCCACTTGAAGGGCAAGACGATCGGCATCTCCACGGACGCGCATGGCGCCCACAAGCAGCTGGCGCAGATGCTGGAGTCTGCGGGAGCCCGGGTCGTGGTGCTGTACACGGGGTTGGCGCCAGGGGGCGGGGTCTCTCTGGATTGGAAGCAGCCGGAGGCCGCTGGCAGCCGCCTGAAGGAGCTTCAGCAGACGCAGCCACTCGACGGCTTGATCCTGCTGCACACCACGGCGGCAGCTCCCAAGCTGTCGGAACTGGACGCCCCCGCATGGGCTTCCGCCGTCAACACCTTCACGCTGGGCCTCTATTACGGCGGGCTCGCCGTCTATGACCGGATCAATGAGATTCCGGGGGGCGGTTGGTACCTGGTGGCCACCGCGGGAGGAGGGCTCTTTGGCCATGCCAACGCCCATGGCCAGGTTCCCCTCGCAGGGGCTGCGGGAGGCTTCATCAAGTGCCTGAGGCGGGAGCTGCCGAACTCGCGGTGCAAGGCCGTGGACCTGGATGGCCAGGATTCGTCCAGCTGGGCCAAGCAGATCTGGACCGAGCTGGTCAGCTCTGATCCCGATGTGGAGGTCGGCTACAACGGTGGCCGCCGGTATGCCTTCCGGGACATCGAGACGCCGCTCGCGACCGCCAAGCAGGCGCTGTCGATCCGGCCAGGGGCCGTGGTGGTCGTCTCGGGGGGTGGACGAGGCGTCGTCTACCACTCCGCCAAGCTGCTGGCGCAGGTCACGGGCGCCCGGGTGATCGTCACGGGCCGCACGGTGCCTCCCGAGGGGAATGAAGAGTGGCTGAAGGTCTCCGACAAGGACCTCCCGGCCTACCGGATGGGCTGGATCAAGCGTTACATGGCCGAGCATCGCGGCTCGACCCCAGTGCAGGCCATGCGGGCGTTTGATTCCGGCGTCGCTTACCGCCGCGAGGTGCACCGGAACCTCGAAGACTGCCGGGCCCAGGGGGTTCATCTGGAGTACAAGGTCTGCGACATGACCGATGTGGCCTCCGTCCGGGCCCTGCTGGCGGGTGTTCGCCAGCAGTACGGCCGGATCGACGGCATCGTGCACGGCGCGACCATCGAGGAGTCCAAGAGCCTGCCGATGAAGACGCCGGACAGCTTCGTCCGGACGCTGAACGCCAAGGCCCACCTGTGGCAGCTGCTGGTGCAGGAGACCTGGAAGGATGATCTGCAGTTCTTCATCAACTTCGGCTCGGGCAGCGGCCGGTATGGCAACAAGGGCCAGACCGACTACTCCGCGGCGAACTACCTGGTCGCCAGAGCGGGCCAGGTGTACGGAGCCCTGCGGCCCGAGGTCCGGAGCGTGACGATCGACTGGCCCGTGTGGGTCGGCGCCGGCATCGTGGAGAACAACGCGGACTATCTGGAGCGCCTGCGCAAGCTGGGGGTCTGCGTCATCGACATCGCCGAGGGCGCCTACTGGTTCGTCGGGGAGATCCTCCACGGCGGCGCCTCGGGCGAGGTCGTCATCGCGGATGACAAGACCTTCGAGAGCGTGGGCTGGCCTCGCCACGACAAGGAGGGTCTCAGGGTCGTTGGCAAGGAGGCGGGTGGAACCCGCTATGCCATTTGATTCGACGGCGCCCGTGCCGCTGATCGTCCTCTCGGGCAAGCCATATGAGGTGGGCAGGCAGTATGGCTCCCTCATGAAGCCTGAGATTGCTCAGGCCGTCGCGGTGGAGGAGGAGGCCATTCGCCCCATGCTGGAGAAGCTCGGGGTGAATGGCCAGCAGATGAGGCAGCGCTTGCAGGGGCTGTCGGCCTTGCTGCCCTCGAACATTCACGAAGAGGTCCGGGGGATGGCCGATGCCAGCGGCTTCCCCCGGGAGACCATCCTCTACCACACGCTCATCCTGGACATCCTGTCTGGCTCACCGATCGGATGCTCCCAGTTCGCCGCGTTCGGCCGGGCGACCGAGGGCGGCAAGGTCATTCATGGGCACAACCTGGATGTCCCGTATCGGTCTCTGGCGAAGTTCATGCAGCCCGCGTGTGTCGTCTACCGGCGGGAAGGGTGCATTCCCTACGTGTCGATCACCTTCTGGCCCGCGGCGCTGGGGGTGTGCTCCGGCATGAACGCCGAGGGGATGAGCCTCGGCGTGAACGTGCCGGTGGCCCCCATGGATCAGCGGTTGTTCTACCCGCTCACGTTCCAGAACCGCGAGGTGCTCTCGCGGGCGGGGACGATGGAGGCCGCGGTCGAGCTGCTGGAGGGGACCCAGCGCGGTGGCAGCTGGAACCTGATGCTGGCGCACCGCTCTGGGAAGGTCCGGGTCTGCGAGCAGGCAGGCCCGTATGCGGGCCAGTATCTGGCCCATCCCGAGCAGGACTTCGCCGTCACTACCAACCACTTCCGGGTCGCGCATAAGGCGGCGAAGGGACATGAGGCCGTGGCCCTGGAGATGCTTCAGGATCTCCAGGAAGACTCTCTCCACCGCTATCGCCGCCTGGAGCAGCTCGTCCGGGAGCGGTGGGGGAAGATCAACCTCGATACCGCGGTGGAGTTCCTGCGGGACTGCGAGGATCCCAGCGGTGTGCCGTCGCCCACGATGAAGACCATCTGCAGGGCGGACAATGCGTTGAGCATGGCCTACGAGGCCGCGACGCTGACGCTGGATTTTACAGCGGGCCCAGCGCCCGCGGCCTTGGCGCAGAGACGCCGGCTCAAGCTCATGCCGCTGTTTCAGGACCGGGCTCCGGACATCAGCGGGTCTGGCAGCGCGGAGGCATGGCCCACGGGCTCGTTTCCCATGCAGGGAAGGGCGCGGCAGGCAGGGGGTTGGGCGCGCACGTTTGATCTCCGGGAAGATGTCTATCTTCAGGAGCACCTGGTCAATGGCACGCCGGTGCTACCGGGGGCCGCGGCCATCGAGTGGCTCGCCGAGGTCGCCGCGGTCGCGGGCGGCGGAGAGGTGGCGGAGATCCGCAATGTGTCCCTGGAGAAGTTCATCCGGGTGAAGCCCCATCAGCCGACGGAGGCTTACGTCCAGAGTGTCCCAAAAGGGGAGACGCTGGAACTCTCCGCCTATGCCGATATCCTGCATCCCAAGGGCACGGTGCTGCGCTCGGGGGTGTTGCATTACCGGGGAGAGGTTCGTCTCGGCCCTCCGCTGCACAAGCGGGTGGAGGCAGGGCTGGGAGAGCCGCGAGGCCCCGAAGGGGAGATTGCGTTCAGCCGCTCTTATGTGAAGGACGCCTATTTCCACGTGGGCGCGCCGTTCCGCATCGTCGACTGGATCAGCTATTTGAGCCCCCGTGAGGCCATTGCCCGTCTGAGGGTTCCGGAGCCGGTGGGTTACTTCGCTTCGGTTCCAAGGGCACGGTTCTGGGTGGACCCGTTCCTGCTCGATGGGTACTTCCAGCTGACGGGCACGATTGGAATCCTCCACAACTTGCGGGCTCCCGTGCCCAAAGGGGCAGGGCGGTTGACCCTGGGGCGGACGCCTCGGCCGGGCGAGCACCTGTGGTGCCGGGCCACGCTCGACCGCGAGGAAGGTGACCTCCTCTATTACACCTTTACGGTCTGGGATGCCGAGGGCTGGATCTGTCTCGAAGCCCAGGACTACTGCTCGATCAGCGTGGATGCCTATACGCCCGAGCAGAAGGCGTTCTTGGTGAAGTCGTTGGATCCGTCCGGGTTTGTCGGAG
Protein-coding sequences here:
- a CDS encoding SDR family NAD(P)-dependent oxidoreductase, with protein sequence MSRMTLEAMEGEVVAALARGTGYVPELFGRDADLVNGLGMTQEELRDAVAGVEQKLGLPVRLSNNAAQHATVGMIARNMLKIVEGGAPAATAGDVTLDQVLAFVDDCASRNERPVLETLLAETNGALSRLDAAAGAKATPVPVKAEPGPGLLADPASVMKLLVGALVERTGYPEDMLEPQLDLEADLGIDTVKQVEAFAMARVALGVEKDENFRLRDHNTLRKMVDYLVPRASGASPAAAAASPSLAPAAVVPAPAPALPAPAVQPTMAVGPVLEFLSQGMAEKTGYGLEVLQPDLDMEVDLGIDTITQIEVFALARTKYGVERNGEFRVRHYNTLRKMAEYLVSKASGAVHAEAPAAPVAPAAPAAVAQDAKPASAAPAAAPDAVMNLLVGALVERTGYPSDMLEPDLDLEADLGIDTVKQVEAFAIARTALGVEKDENFRLRDYNTLRKMVGYLTGRAAPTAAAPAPTVLSPAPVVAPAVPVAAAAPSAALEARPEAVMALLVKALVERTGYPEDMLEPDLDLEADLGIDTVKQVEAFAMARVALGVEKDENFRLRDYNTLRKMVDYLVRMAATGPAPLASQAPSVSAPDVPPPSPVAPPSAPAGQAVSVEKVQAFLVSVLQEKTGYNTEIIQPDLDMEVELGIDTVTQIEAFAIAREKFGVPRNESFRVRNYNTVGKMSAYLAANIPGGKGAPPPQAEPQAAASAAAPKGLSLEDVRRFVAQCEAKGDVESLRRLAAHLGGTLQAPARPRTPLAPPAQFAGKRYEVHPVEQSAQVRNENIAHLKGKTIGISTDAHGAHKQLAQMLESAGARVVVLYTGLAPGGGVSLDWKQPEAAGSRLKELQQTQPLDGLILLHTTAAAPKLSELDAPAWASAVNTFTLGLYYGGLAVYDRINEIPGGGWYLVATAGGGLFGHANAHGQVPLAGAAGGFIKCLRRELPNSRCKAVDLDGQDSSSWAKQIWTELVSSDPDVEVGYNGGRRYAFRDIETPLATAKQALSIRPGAVVVVSGGGRGVVYHSAKLLAQVTGARVIVTGRTVPPEGNEEWLKVSDKDLPAYRMGWIKRYMAEHRGSTPVQAMRAFDSGVAYRREVHRNLEDCRAQGVHLEYKVCDMTDVASVRALLAGVRQQYGRIDGIVHGATIEESKSLPMKTPDSFVRTLNAKAHLWQLLVQETWKDDLQFFINFGSGSGRYGNKGQTDYSAANYLVARAGQVYGALRPEVRSVTIDWPVWVGAGIVENNADYLERLRKLGVCVIDIAEGAYWFVGEILHGGASGEVVIADDKTFESVGWPRHDKEGLRVVGKEAGGTRYAI
- a CDS encoding C45 family autoproteolytic acyltransferase/hydolase, whose translation is MPFDSTAPVPLIVLSGKPYEVGRQYGSLMKPEIAQAVAVEEEAIRPMLEKLGVNGQQMRQRLQGLSALLPSNIHEEVRGMADASGFPRETILYHTLILDILSGSPIGCSQFAAFGRATEGGKVIHGHNLDVPYRSLAKFMQPACVVYRREGCIPYVSITFWPAALGVCSGMNAEGMSLGVNVPVAPMDQRLFYPLTFQNREVLSRAGTMEAAVELLEGTQRGGSWNLMLAHRSGKVRVCEQAGPYAGQYLAHPEQDFAVTTNHFRVAHKAAKGHEAVALEMLQDLQEDSLHRYRRLEQLVRERWGKINLDTAVEFLRDCEDPSGVPSPTMKTICRADNALSMAYEAATLTLDFTAGPAPAALAQRRRLKLMPLFQDRAPDISGSGSAEAWPTGSFPMQGRARQAGGWARTFDLREDVYLQEHLVNGTPVLPGAAAIEWLAEVAAVAGGGEVAEIRNVSLEKFIRVKPHQPTEAYVQSVPKGETLELSAYADILHPKGTVLRSGVLHYRGEVRLGPPLHKRVEAGLGEPRGPEGEIAFSRSYVKDAYFHVGAPFRIVDWISYLSPREAIARLRVPEPVGYFASVPRARFWVDPFLLDGYFQLTGTIGILHNLRAPVPKGAGRLTLGRTPRPGEHLWCRATLDREEGDLLYYTFTVWDAEGWICLEAQDYCSISVDAYTPEQKAFLVKSLDPSGFVGAGRKNA